The following coding sequences lie in one Arachis hypogaea cultivar Tifrunner chromosome 9, arahy.Tifrunner.gnm2.J5K5, whole genome shotgun sequence genomic window:
- the LOC112710916 gene encoding protein PHOSPHATE STARVATION RESPONSE 1, protein MSSSFPVLPTSAAQASSINSNIRSVGHMFSTPADFPDDGVPFPTASEIHATTQASQPLRQIDDVSWGADLFDNILLFPDNNNAPFQNDHTVYSAPFSSSDNPKAVDFEWVDPFMSDDDPLQLNWNQFVSDTNVAEPKPKESQLSIQQQVPSVEANGLPDSVSTTPQTKQRMRWTPELHEAFVEAVNQLGGSEKATPKGVLNLMKVEGLTIYHVKSHLQKYRTARYKPEPSEGAPEKKLMDSIEEMNPLDLKTSKGITEALRLQMELQKRLHEQLEIQRKLQIQIEDQGKRLQMMFEKQIEGSSSAPISSTGQHTNENSEPQNDDNDKQEQGDEQLVAPPPKRVKSL, encoded by the exons ATGTCTTCATCTTTTCCTGTTCTTCCTACATCTGCAGCGCAGGCTTCATCAATAAATTCCAACATCAGAAGTGTTGGTCATATGTTCTCAACCCCTGCTGATTTCCCTGATGATGGCGTGCCATTTCCCACCGCTTCCGAAATCCATGCAACAACACAAGCTTCTCAGCCGCTGCGACAAATTGATGATGTTTCCTGGGGAGCGGATCTGTTCGACAATATTCTTTTGTTTCCTGATAATAACAACGCTCCTTTCCAGAATGATCATACAGTGTATAGTGCTCCATTCTCATCCAGTGATAATCCAAAGGCTGTTGATTTTGAGTGGGTTGATCCCTTCATGTCTGATGATGATCCTCTTCAGCTAAATTGGAACCAGTTTGTCAGTGATACCAATGTAGCAGAGCCAAAACCAAAG GAAAGTCAGTTATCAATACAGCAGCAAGTGCCATCTGTTGAAGCTAACGGTCTTCCAGACTCGGTCTCCACCACACCCCAAACTAAGCAAAGAATGCGTTGGACTCCGGAGCTTCATGAGGCCTTTGTAGAGGCAGTGAATCAGCTTGGTGGTAGTGAGA AGGCTACTCCAAAAGGAGTCTTGAACCTAATGAAAGTTGAAGGCCTTACCATATATCATGTGAAAAGCCACCTTCAG AAATATAGAACTGCCCGATACAAACCTGAGCCATCAGAAG GAGCTCCTGAGAAAAAGTTGATGGATTCAATTGAAGAAATGAATCCTCTAGACTTAAAAAC GAGTAAGGGGATAACTGAAGCATTGAGGTTGCAGATGGAACTTCAAAAGCGGCTTCATGAACAACTTGAG ATACAAAGAAAGTTGCAGATTCAAATTGAAGACCAAGGGAAGCGTCTTCAGATGATGTTTGAAAAACAGATAGAGGGCTCGTCCTCTGCTCCAATATCAAGCACGGGGCAACATACAAATGAAAATTCAGAACCCCAGAACGACGACAATGATAAACAGGAACAGGGAGACGAGCAGTTGGTTGCGCCTCCCCCAAAACGGGTTAAAAGTTTATGA